A single window of Trueperaceae bacterium DNA harbors:
- a CDS encoding tetratricopeptide repeat protein, giving the protein MERGTRRWSGRAALVAAAALLLLSPAWAQSVSELRAEVNSEPGSVSAWVALGNAYYGQSEFDLAKESYLEAIALDYTSGDAHYGLGLAEFSRGDYQAALFEFTEVTRLYPERFDGQFNRAVTLARLRRPADAAMAFRAAIDQAEPEASLDDRVQAQLGLAAQLELSEDWSGAAAAYAAALELQPGTAAYVLRRGQALYRAGRGLEALPELTALEAQSSDYRVSALISDIYVAQGQIDYALWSLERALQKAERAEDKPAQASTLVKLGTLQRGLGRDEQAHDSFERAALVYPASWEAQYNLGIANLEGGQTRDAVRALQDAQRLDGSRPEVYLALATAHDQLSNSSEALSNAREAIARLSDPKLVLDARLIAGRALYRLGDYLGAQAELQAVLEERPNDAQVQLWYGLAAYQLADYTQAVRNFERAVQLDPSSLVARVNLGAGYLAARRYEDAEKVYQLLVGQNPNDSESLYNLGWALYSQDRRGSARDAWVSSCQQGYQPACSAISSYL; this is encoded by the coding sequence ATGGAAAGAGGAACCCGCAGGTGGAGCGGCCGCGCGGCTCTGGTCGCAGCGGCCGCGTTGCTCCTGCTCTCACCGGCGTGGGCGCAGTCCGTCTCCGAGCTGCGTGCGGAGGTGAACTCCGAGCCCGGGAGCGTGAGCGCTTGGGTCGCCCTCGGCAACGCCTACTACGGCCAGTCGGAGTTCGACCTGGCGAAGGAGAGCTACCTCGAGGCCATCGCCCTCGACTACACGTCCGGCGACGCCCACTACGGTCTCGGCCTTGCGGAGTTCTCGCGCGGCGACTACCAGGCCGCGCTCTTCGAGTTCACCGAGGTCACGCGCCTCTACCCCGAACGTTTCGACGGGCAGTTCAACCGCGCCGTCACTCTCGCGCGCCTGCGGCGCCCGGCCGACGCGGCCATGGCGTTCCGCGCGGCCATCGACCAAGCCGAGCCGGAAGCGAGCCTCGACGACCGCGTGCAGGCCCAGCTCGGCCTGGCGGCCCAGCTCGAGCTCAGCGAGGACTGGTCGGGCGCCGCCGCGGCCTACGCCGCCGCCCTCGAACTGCAGCCAGGCACCGCCGCGTACGTCCTCAGGCGCGGCCAGGCCTTGTACCGCGCCGGGCGCGGCCTCGAGGCGCTGCCCGAGCTGACGGCCCTCGAGGCGCAGAGCAGCGACTACCGCGTCAGCGCGCTGATCTCGGACATCTACGTCGCCCAGGGCCAGATCGACTACGCCCTATGGTCGTTGGAGCGCGCGTTGCAGAAAGCGGAACGGGCGGAGGACAAGCCGGCCCAGGCGAGCACGCTCGTCAAGCTGGGCACCTTGCAGCGCGGCCTCGGCCGCGACGAGCAGGCCCACGACTCGTTCGAGCGCGCCGCCCTCGTCTACCCGGCGTCCTGGGAAGCGCAGTACAACCTCGGCATCGCGAACCTCGAGGGCGGCCAGACCCGCGACGCTGTCCGCGCCCTCCAGGACGCGCAGCGCCTCGACGGCAGCCGCCCGGAGGTCTACCTCGCGCTCGCCACGGCCCACGACCAGCTCTCCAACAGCTCCGAGGCCCTGAGCAACGCCCGCGAGGCCATCGCCCGCCTCTCCGACCCCAAGCTCGTCCTCGACGCGCGGCTCATCGCCGGGCGGGCGCTCTACCGCCTCGGCGACTACCTCGGGGCGCAGGCCGAGTTGCAGGCCGTGCTCGAGGAGCGCCCCAACGACGCGCAGGTGCAGCTCTGGTACGGGCTCGCCGCCTACCAGCTCGCCGACTACACGCAGGCAGTGCGCAACTTCGAGCGGGCCGTGCAGCTCGACCCGAGCAGCCTCGTGGCGCGCGTCAACCTCGGCGCCGGCTACCTCGCCGCCCGCCGTTACGAGGACGCCGAGAAGGTCTACCAGCTCCTCGTCGGCCAGAACCCGAACGACAGCGAGAGCCTCTACAACCTCGGTTGGGCGCTCTACTCGCAAGACCGGCGCGGCTCCGCCCGCGACGCCTGGGTCTCGTCCTGCCAGCAGGGCTACCAGCCCGCTTGCAGTGCGATCAGCAGCTACCTGTGA
- the glgC gene encoding glucose-1-phosphate adenylyltransferase, with protein MLTRNVKVIGMVLAGGKGSRLHPLTLQRTKPAVPFGSKYRIIDFALNNMINSGVYGMYILTQFKAQSLTEHIQRHWRFGTFLDDHFITLAPAQMYLYEELGAEWYRGTADAIYQNLHLVGNNRADLVAIFSGDHIYKMDISHMLEYHLDNQADVTIAAYPTPVEDGKRFGVLQVDDDWRITEFQEKPDAPKAIPGRPTHCLASMGNYVFTVSTLIEMLKDDVGRRDSEHDFGKDVLPRALQEGKRMFAYDFARNPIPGQSGPNTYWRDVGTLDSYWEANMDLVAVKPEFDLYNEEWPLRTSAEYSAPAKFVHEEEGRRGQAFNSLVAGGVIISGATVRHSVVFRRVRVNSYATVENSVLFDNVTVGRHARVVNAILDKNVTVPDGVSVGVDPEEDRARGLIVTDTGLVCVPKGYSFR; from the coding sequence ATGCTTACCCGCAACGTCAAGGTCATAGGCATGGTGTTGGCTGGCGGCAAGGGTTCGCGCCTCCACCCGCTCACGCTGCAACGCACGAAGCCTGCCGTGCCGTTCGGCTCCAAGTACCGGATCATCGACTTCGCCCTCAACAACATGATCAACTCGGGCGTCTACGGCATGTACATCCTCACGCAGTTCAAGGCCCAGTCCCTGACGGAGCACATCCAGCGGCACTGGCGCTTCGGCACCTTCCTCGACGACCACTTCATCACCCTCGCCCCCGCCCAGATGTACCTCTACGAGGAGCTCGGCGCGGAGTGGTACCGGGGCACGGCCGACGCCATCTATCAGAACCTCCACCTCGTCGGCAACAACCGGGCCGACCTCGTGGCCATCTTCTCCGGCGATCACATATACAAGATGGACATCAGCCACATGCTCGAGTACCACCTCGACAACCAGGCCGACGTGACCATCGCCGCCTACCCGACGCCGGTCGAGGACGGCAAGCGCTTCGGCGTGCTGCAGGTCGACGACGACTGGCGCATCACCGAGTTCCAGGAGAAGCCGGACGCGCCGAAGGCCATCCCCGGGCGCCCGACGCACTGCCTCGCCAGCATGGGCAACTACGTCTTCACGGTCTCGACGCTCATCGAGATGCTCAAGGACGACGTCGGCCGCCGCGACTCCGAGCACGACTTCGGGAAGGACGTGCTGCCCCGCGCCCTGCAGGAGGGCAAGCGCATGTTCGCGTACGACTTCGCCCGCAACCCGATCCCGGGCCAGAGCGGGCCAAACACCTACTGGCGCGACGTTGGCACGCTCGACAGCTACTGGGAGGCCAACATGGACCTCGTGGCCGTCAAGCCCGAGTTCGACCTCTACAACGAGGAGTGGCCGCTGCGCACGTCCGCCGAGTACTCGGCGCCGGCCAAGTTCGTCCACGAGGAGGAGGGGCGGCGGGGCCAGGCGTTCAACTCGTTGGTCGCCGGGGGCGTGATCATCTCGGGGGCCACCGTGCGGCATAGCGTCGTCTTCCGCCGCGTGCGCGTCAACTCCTACGCCACCGTCGAGAACTCCGTGCTCTTCGACAACGTGACCGTAGGCCGCCATGCGCGCGTCGTCAACGCCATCCTCGACAAGAACGTGACCGTGCCGGACGGCGTGAGCGTGGGCGTCGACCCCGAGGAGGACAGGGCGCGGGGCCTGATCGTGACCGACACGGGCCTCGTGTGCGTGCCCAAGGGGTACTCGTTCCGCTGA
- the rlmN gene encoding 23S rRNA (adenine(2503)-C(2))-methyltransferase RlmN: protein MALAPTLFDHELASLPLPEGEPAFRRKQVAHWLYRRGVTDAERMTDLPTSLRAWLAAEHAAEPFVASRRFPSDDGSVRYLFTLRDGKQTEAVYMPYAGRRTVCLSSMVGCPAGCAFCATGALGFGRNLTRGEIVAQLVEVARQEGLEPPAIRNVVLMGMGEALLNYDNAVGAIRTFIDPGGLDMSPRRITLSTVGLPSRMRRLAAEGLPLVLAVSLHAPDQETRQRIIPTALANAVDDIVAAMRDWQAAIGRRVTVEYTMLEGVNDHPWQADMLADLLTGLTSHVNLIPFNPWTGSGFSGTERPRLAQFQRRLEARGVSVSVRFSRGRDAGAACGQLALQGAEAASVADSGVVMAGV, encoded by the coding sequence ATGGCGCTGGCCCCGACCCTGTTCGACCACGAGCTCGCCTCGTTGCCCCTGCCGGAGGGCGAGCCCGCTTTCCGGCGCAAGCAGGTGGCGCACTGGCTCTACCGCCGCGGGGTGACCGACGCCGAGCGGATGACCGACCTGCCCACGAGCCTGCGCGCGTGGTTGGCGGCCGAGCACGCGGCCGAGCCGTTCGTCGCCTCCCGGCGCTTCCCGTCCGACGACGGCTCCGTGCGCTACCTCTTCACCTTGCGCGACGGCAAGCAGACTGAGGCCGTGTACATGCCGTACGCCGGCCGCCGGACCGTGTGCCTCAGCTCGATGGTCGGTTGCCCGGCCGGGTGCGCGTTCTGCGCCACCGGGGCGCTCGGCTTCGGGCGCAACCTCACGCGCGGCGAGATCGTCGCCCAGCTCGTCGAGGTGGCGCGCCAGGAGGGGCTCGAGCCGCCCGCCATCCGCAACGTCGTCCTCATGGGCATGGGCGAGGCGCTCCTCAACTACGACAACGCCGTCGGCGCCATCCGCACGTTCATCGACCCCGGCGGTCTGGACATGTCGCCGCGGCGCATAACGTTGTCGACGGTGGGGCTGCCGAGCCGCATGCGCAGGCTCGCGGCCGAGGGGCTGCCGCTCGTCCTCGCCGTCAGCCTGCACGCGCCGGACCAGGAGACGCGGCAACGGATCATCCCGACCGCGCTGGCGAACGCGGTCGACGACATCGTCGCCGCCATGCGCGATTGGCAGGCGGCCATAGGGCGCCGTGTGACCGTCGAGTACACGATGCTGGAGGGCGTCAACGACCACCCTTGGCAGGCCGACATGCTCGCCGACCTCCTGACCGGGCTCACCAGCCACGTGAACCTCATCCCGTTCAACCCGTGGACCGGCTCGGGCTTCAGCGGCACGGAGCGACCGCGGCTCGCCCAGTTCCAACGGCGCCTCGAGGCGCGGGGCGTCAGCGTGTCCGTGCGCTTCAGTCGTGGGCGCGACGCCGGTGCGGCCTGCGGTCAGCTCGCCCTTCAGGGCGCCGAGGCCGCGAGCGTGGCCGACTCCGGCGTGGTGATGGCCGGCGTCTGA
- the ftsH gene encoding ATP-dependent zinc metalloprotease FtsH, giving the protein MRRSFNPWLVVMLLILGIFVFNQLNSGSGSREINYSTFTGLVDQGKVASVVIDRNSGVISGELVSESQVLVNGEPQTIRSFRTTTILTDSLLTELREDVKSVTIRNPPQWLGLLLGSFLPVVLLLVFFWFIFMRAQGGPNQVMQFGQSRAKTFGRENKVTTTFNDVAGHKEAKQELIEVVDFLKTPQKYLRIGAEIPKGVLLVGPPGTGKTLLARAVAGEAGVPFLTVSASEFMEMFVGVGASRVRSLFEEARKSAPSIIFIDELDSIGRRRGAGIGGGHDEREQTLNQILSEMDGFEKDTSVIIIAATNRPDILDPALLRPGRFDRQVTIGLPTMTEREEILKVHVRNKPVTDDVSLRRLAEATPAFSGADLENLTNEAALIAARNNKQIITWTDFNEALDRITLGLRRGSLVPTEEERRMLAFHESGHAVAHAAHPELGDIRKVTIMPRGGAGGFMAPLAKEEMFYNVERFKAQLVVAFAGRQAEKRVTGTISSGASNDLKQATEMAKQMVLDLGMGSQEYVAWGSDQGPIFLGGEISRRKDFSEETARQLEEEVSSILESAYRESEAVIATNWVAVEAVATALLKRETLDGKLIHRAFALAQEGKTVAEIADWIVDTATENDRRAQAAEERERRAAEEEHRRKAVESGRAPLEPRPEARPASESGA; this is encoded by the coding sequence TTGAGACGCTCGTTCAACCCCTGGCTGGTCGTGATGCTGCTGATACTCGGCATCTTCGTCTTCAACCAGCTCAACTCCGGCTCCGGTAGCCGGGAGATCAACTACTCCACCTTCACCGGGCTCGTCGACCAGGGCAAGGTGGCTTCCGTCGTCATCGACCGCAACAGCGGCGTCATAAGCGGCGAGCTCGTCAGCGAGTCGCAGGTGCTCGTCAACGGCGAGCCGCAGACCATCCGCAGCTTCCGCACGACGACGATCCTCACGGACAGCCTCCTGACGGAGCTCCGCGAAGACGTCAAGAGCGTGACGATCCGCAACCCACCGCAGTGGCTCGGCCTGCTCCTCGGCTCGTTCCTGCCCGTCGTACTGCTCCTCGTCTTCTTCTGGTTCATCTTCATGCGCGCCCAGGGCGGCCCGAACCAGGTCATGCAGTTCGGCCAGTCGCGGGCCAAGACGTTCGGGCGCGAGAACAAGGTCACGACGACCTTCAACGACGTGGCGGGCCACAAGGAAGCCAAGCAGGAGCTCATCGAGGTCGTCGACTTCCTCAAGACGCCCCAGAAGTACCTGCGCATCGGCGCCGAGATCCCCAAGGGCGTGCTCCTCGTCGGCCCTCCCGGGACCGGCAAGACGCTGCTCGCGCGCGCTGTGGCCGGCGAGGCCGGCGTGCCGTTCCTCACCGTCTCCGCCTCCGAGTTCATGGAGATGTTCGTCGGCGTCGGCGCCAGCCGCGTGCGCAGCCTCTTCGAGGAAGCGCGCAAGTCGGCCCCGTCCATCATCTTCATCGACGAGCTCGACTCCATCGGCCGGCGTCGCGGCGCCGGCATCGGTGGCGGGCACGACGAGCGCGAGCAGACGCTCAACCAGATCCTCAGCGAGATGGACGGCTTCGAGAAGGACACGTCCGTCATCATCATCGCGGCGACCAACAGGCCAGACATCCTGGACCCGGCGCTGCTGCGCCCCGGCCGCTTCGACCGGCAGGTCACCATCGGCCTCCCCACCATGACCGAGCGCGAGGAGATCCTCAAGGTCCACGTGCGCAACAAACCCGTCACCGACGACGTCAGCCTCCGCCGCCTCGCGGAGGCCACGCCGGCGTTCTCAGGCGCCGACCTCGAGAACCTCACGAACGAGGCCGCCCTCATCGCGGCCCGCAACAACAAGCAGATCATCACATGGACCGACTTCAACGAGGCCCTCGACCGCATCACCCTCGGCCTCAGGCGCGGCAGCCTCGTGCCGACCGAGGAGGAGCGGCGCATGCTCGCCTTCCACGAGTCGGGCCACGCCGTCGCGCACGCCGCCCACCCGGAGCTCGGCGACATCCGCAAGGTGACGATCATGCCCCGCGGCGGGGCGGGCGGTTTCATGGCGCCCCTCGCCAAGGAGGAGATGTTCTACAACGTCGAGCGCTTCAAGGCCCAGCTCGTCGTCGCGTTCGCGGGCAGGCAGGCCGAGAAACGCGTCACCGGCACCATCTCGTCCGGCGCGAGCAACGACCTCAAGCAGGCCACGGAGATGGCCAAGCAGATGGTCCTCGACCTCGGCATGGGCTCGCAGGAGTACGTCGCCTGGGGCTCCGACCAAGGGCCCATCTTCCTCGGCGGCGAGATCAGCCGGCGCAAGGACTTCTCCGAGGAGACGGCGCGCCAGTTGGAGGAGGAGGTCAGCAGCATCCTCGAGTCCGCCTACCGCGAGAGCGAGGCGGTTATCGCGACCAACTGGGTCGCGGTCGAGGCCGTCGCCACCGCGCTGCTCAAGCGCGAGACGCTGGACGGCAAGCTGATCCACCGGGCCTTCGCGCTCGCGCAGGAAGGCAAGACGGTCGCCGAGATCGCCGACTGGATCGTCGACACGGCGACGGAGAACGACCGCCGCGCCCAGGCGGCCGAGGAGCGCGAGCGCAGGGCGGCCGAGGAGGAGCACCGCCGCAAGGCGGTCGAGAGCGGCAGGGCGCCGCTGGAGCCGCGTCCCGAAGCGCGGCCGGCCAGCGAGTCCGGGGCCTGA
- a CDS encoding ABC transporter ATP-binding protein/permease, whose product MLKTIRDLLPFVRRHRPKLLLGMGLIVVNGFFSTLTPIIPGRAIDEFRNRTMTMDRLWLYALALLGVAVVAGVAMVLVRRIFMYTSWEVQFDIRHAIFKHFTKLDGGYFDRTRVGDLMARLTADLGAVRMLAGVAVFQGLNTLFLFAFTFYRMFDLSVQLSLITLATAPLTSLAFYLILRVVHRRYQYVQEQFSDVSAMAQENFSGIRVVKGFGIEEREIGTFGRLNDEFVKRNMALVRVDGPLFPMMEFLFGLTMSLLVLIGGRLVLGIGGNLTVGEFSSFVFLYEGIQWPMISLGWIGSLIQRGTTSWGRLKEILTQVPEVADGPETDYDLRTVRGRIEFKGVSVTYNGVKALDGVSFVVAEGEAVGITGRTGSGKTLIVNLIARVIDPDEGQILIDGIDNKLFPVEVLRRFIGLVPQEPFLFSDTIAENIAYGLPEAPAEVLAPRVLRAAEVAQLAGDVQEFPDGFDTRLGERGVTLSGGQRQRTAIARALVREPSILIFDDALSAVDTQTEARILDGLADAQRDRTTVIVAHRISAFQNAHRVLVLENGRAVEEGTHDELIAQGGWYADMDRRQQLESDLEVA is encoded by the coding sequence GTGCTCAAGACCATAAGAGACCTGCTGCCGTTCGTGAGGAGGCACCGCCCCAAGCTCCTGCTTGGCATGGGGTTGATCGTCGTCAACGGCTTCTTCTCGACGTTGACCCCGATCATCCCCGGGCGGGCCATCGACGAGTTCAGGAACCGGACCATGACCATGGACCGGCTCTGGCTCTACGCCCTCGCCCTCCTGGGCGTGGCCGTGGTGGCCGGCGTGGCCATGGTGCTGGTCAGACGCATATTCATGTACACGAGCTGGGAAGTCCAGTTCGACATCAGGCACGCTATCTTCAAGCACTTCACCAAGTTGGACGGCGGCTACTTCGACCGCACGCGCGTCGGCGACCTCATGGCCCGCCTCACCGCCGACCTGGGCGCCGTCCGCATGCTGGCCGGCGTGGCCGTCTTCCAGGGCCTGAACACTCTCTTCCTGTTCGCCTTCACGTTCTACCGGATGTTCGACCTGAGCGTGCAACTCTCGCTCATCACGCTCGCCACCGCGCCGCTCACGTCGCTGGCCTTCTACCTGATCCTGCGCGTCGTCCACCGCAGGTACCAGTACGTGCAGGAGCAGTTCTCCGACGTCTCCGCGATGGCCCAGGAGAACTTCTCCGGCATCCGCGTGGTCAAGGGCTTCGGCATCGAGGAGCGCGAGATCGGCACCTTCGGCCGCCTCAACGACGAGTTCGTCAAGCGCAACATGGCCCTCGTCAGGGTGGACGGGCCGCTCTTCCCGATGATGGAGTTCCTCTTCGGGCTCACCATGTCGCTCCTGGTCCTGATAGGCGGCAGGCTCGTGCTCGGCATCGGTGGCAACCTCACCGTCGGCGAGTTCTCGAGCTTCGTCTTCCTCTACGAGGGCATCCAGTGGCCCATGATCTCGCTCGGGTGGATCGGCAGCCTCATACAGCGCGGCACCACGTCGTGGGGGCGCCTCAAGGAGATCCTCACGCAGGTGCCGGAAGTCGCCGACGGCCCCGAGACCGACTACGACCTCCGCACGGTCAGGGGCCGCATCGAGTTCAAGGGCGTGAGCGTCACGTACAACGGCGTCAAGGCGCTCGACGGCGTCAGCTTCGTCGTCGCGGAGGGCGAGGCCGTCGGCATCACGGGGCGCACGGGCTCGGGCAAGACGTTGATCGTCAACCTCATCGCCCGCGTCATCGACCCGGACGAGGGCCAGATCCTCATCGACGGCATCGACAACAAGCTCTTCCCCGTCGAGGTCCTCAGGCGCTTCATCGGCCTCGTGCCCCAGGAGCCGTTCCTCTTCTCCGACACCATCGCGGAGAACATCGCCTACGGCCTGCCCGAGGCGCCCGCCGAGGTCCTGGCGCCGCGGGTACTGCGCGCGGCGGAGGTCGCACAGTTGGCCGGCGACGTCCAGGAGTTCCCGGACGGCTTCGACACGCGCTTGGGCGAACGCGGCGTAACGCTCTCCGGTGGGCAGCGCCAACGCACCGCCATCGCGCGCGCGCTCGTGCGCGAGCCGTCCATCCTGATCTTCGACGACGCCCTCTCGGCCGTCGACACGCAGACGGAGGCCCGCATCCTCGACGGCCTCGCCGACGCCCAGCGGGACCGCACGACCGTGATCGTCGCCCACCGCATCAGCGCCTTCCAGAACGCGCACCGCGTGCTAGTGCTCGAGAACGGCCGCGCGGTCGAAGAGGGCACCCACGACGAGCTGATCGCGCAAGGCGGCTGGTACGCGGACATGGACCGCAGGCAGCAGCTCGAATCCGACCTGGAGGTGGCGTGA
- a CDS encoding PASTA domain-containing protein — MSLLDGRYEVIAQRALDAGRTEFEATAPDGAPLRIEWFDLKPEREPEFEAYRRLLRRLKGAGLAAVHDVIARPGAHYVAWERPPADAVAVSSGNGAGSDLRELLERAGYPLEVADLRRQHARQPRVLLYGLAFGGARRAQPPSQPQHGHRDAPGQPDAAGPYGAGGAAGLDGTPRARPLRHQQSLGRRTAELLERLPERALAWSIAGALLLVAVVATLIALRVAAVDTFVNVPDVVGADATLAAQQLAQLGLFVDATPLTSSEPPGTVLAVEPAAGSALRPGRTVLMRYALPPGELAPTEAPSLLGLSYPDEARAALEATGLRLGEAARIHAPSPVGTVLAQDVDAGSRVASDTAVSVLVSLGPQPAQTFLPNLVGLELEEARALAKLAGIGDDRIVIDELLGTAGASGQVLEQSLAPYVPVARDTAVLRLVVQAGEPAVEVQGGGAPDVVGLGLASARAVASGWNLDVRVIGNPGLPEGVVAQDPGPGGEPNATRTLALTVNAHPVALSTSGVYAVVRGPEPRSVEYAWAIQPGIGLQQGEVWAADLSGNRVLVSRVSVRGGEILRGQWRTTVVGPVRFELLLGGVPYGESLLVP, encoded by the coding sequence ATGTCGTTGCTCGACGGCAGGTACGAGGTCATAGCGCAGCGCGCACTCGACGCGGGACGCACGGAGTTCGAGGCGACGGCGCCGGACGGCGCGCCGCTACGCATCGAGTGGTTCGACCTCAAACCGGAGCGCGAGCCCGAGTTCGAGGCGTACCGGCGCCTGCTGCGGCGCCTCAAAGGGGCCGGGCTCGCGGCCGTCCACGACGTGATCGCCCGCCCCGGCGCCCACTACGTGGCCTGGGAGCGCCCGCCGGCCGACGCTGTCGCCGTGTCCTCCGGCAACGGCGCGGGGTCCGACCTGCGCGAGCTTCTCGAGCGCGCCGGTTACCCGCTCGAGGTCGCTGACCTGCGCAGGCAGCACGCGCGCCAACCGCGCGTCCTCCTGTACGGGCTCGCGTTCGGCGGGGCGCGGAGGGCGCAGCCCCCCTCCCAGCCCCAGCATGGCCATCGCGACGCTCCCGGGCAACCCGATGCGGCCGGACCGTATGGCGCGGGCGGCGCTGCCGGGCTCGACGGCACCCCGCGGGCGCGACCGCTTCGTCATCAGCAGTCCCTAGGTCGACGCACGGCGGAGCTGCTGGAACGGCTGCCTGAGCGCGCGCTCGCGTGGAGCATCGCCGGCGCGCTGCTGCTCGTGGCCGTGGTGGCGACCCTCATCGCCCTCAGGGTAGCGGCCGTCGATACGTTCGTGAACGTGCCGGATGTCGTCGGCGCCGACGCGACGCTCGCGGCCCAACAGCTCGCGCAGCTCGGGCTGTTCGTCGACGCGACCCCGCTCACCTCGTCAGAGCCCCCGGGCACGGTCCTGGCCGTCGAACCGGCAGCCGGCTCGGCACTCAGACCCGGTCGCACCGTCCTCATGCGTTACGCCCTCCCCCCCGGGGAGCTGGCGCCTACCGAGGCGCCGTCGCTCCTGGGGCTGAGCTACCCTGACGAGGCGCGCGCGGCCCTCGAAGCCACCGGGCTGCGGCTCGGCGAGGCGGCGCGCATCCACGCACCGAGCCCCGTCGGAACGGTCCTGGCCCAGGACGTCGACGCCGGCAGCCGGGTAGCGAGCGACACCGCCGTGTCGGTCCTCGTGAGCCTCGGCCCCCAGCCGGCGCAGACCTTCCTCCCCAACCTCGTCGGCCTCGAGCTGGAGGAGGCCAGGGCCCTGGCGAAGCTCGCCGGCATCGGCGATGACCGCATCGTGATCGACGAGCTGCTCGGTACGGCCGGGGCCAGCGGCCAGGTGCTCGAGCAGTCGCTGGCGCCTTACGTCCCGGTCGCGCGCGACACGGCCGTGCTGCGCCTCGTCGTCCAGGCGGGCGAGCCGGCCGTGGAGGTCCAGGGCGGCGGGGCGCCCGACGTCGTCGGCCTTGGCCTGGCGAGCGCGCGCGCGGTGGCAAGCGGCTGGAACCTCGACGTGCGGGTGATAGGCAACCCAGGGCTGCCGGAGGGGGTCGTCGCGCAAGACCCGGGCCCGGGAGGTGAGCCGAACGCAACGCGGACCCTGGCGCTCACGGTGAACGCGCATCCGGTGGCGCTCTCCACGAGCGGCGTCTACGCGGTCGTGCGCGGGCCGGAACCGCGCAGTGTCGAGTACGCCTGGGCCATCCAGCCGGGCATCGGTCTGCAGCAGGGCGAAGTGTGGGCGGCGGACTTGAGCGGGAACCGGGTGCTCGTGAGCCGCGTCTCCGTGCGCGGCGGCGAGATCCTCCGCGGCCAGTGGCGCACGACCGTGGTCGGCCCGGTCCGGTTCGAGCTGCTGCTCGGCGGGGTTCCCTACGGCGAGTCGTTACTGGTACCATGA